A window of Formosa sp. Hel1_31_208 contains these coding sequences:
- a CDS encoding TorF family putative porin — MRNARLKLGFLLLCIFLGNSINAQNKKSNSQIENEKDSSYVSVDVNFISDAVFMGRKDSISAPYVYPSMTYHHKSGFYTTGSFSYLTKSNESRIDLFIITAGFDFSIKKLFGDISVTKYMFNDDSYTVISEVEADVTASFKYDFDIINLAVTANTYFNSGSNSDFFLSSEISHDFISKNEKFQISPTAGIYFGSQNFYEDYYINNRLGNGRGQGEGSDDVNQSTTNIAIQESEKFNMMAIEFSIPMWYVHKSFTVSFLPAYVIPQNPATLIIDETLFEENIDKTFYWMLGFGYRF, encoded by the coding sequence ATGAGAAATGCACGTTTAAAATTAGGCTTTTTGTTGCTCTGTATTTTTCTAGGTAATTCTATAAATGCACAGAATAAAAAAAGTAACAGTCAAATTGAAAATGAAAAAGATTCATCTTACGTTTCAGTAGATGTGAATTTTATTAGTGATGCTGTTTTTATGGGTAGAAAAGATTCTATCAGCGCACCATATGTATATCCTTCAATGACATACCACCATAAGTCTGGTTTTTATACAACAGGTTCATTTTCCTATCTCACAAAATCTAATGAAAGCAGAATCGATTTGTTTATAATTACTGCTGGTTTTGATTTCTCGATTAAAAAGCTCTTCGGAGATATTTCAGTAACAAAATACATGTTTAATGATGATAGCTATACTGTTATTTCTGAGGTTGAAGCAGATGTTACCGCTAGTTTTAAATATGATTTTGACATTATCAATTTAGCAGTAACAGCGAATACCTATTTTAATAGTGGTAGTAACTCCGATTTCTTTTTGTCTTCAGAAATTAGTCACGATTTTATATCAAAAAACGAGAAATTCCAAATATCGCCTACAGCAGGTATTTATTTTGGTTCTCAAAATTTTTATGAAGACTATTACATAAATAATCGCTTAGGTAATGGAAGAGGTCAAGGGGAAGGCAGTGATGATGTGAATCAATCTACTACTAATATAGCTATACAAGAAAGTGAGAAATTTAATATGATGGCTATTGAGTTTAGTATCCCCATGTGGTACGTTCATAAATCATTTACAGTATCATTTTTACCGGCTTATGTAATACCTCAAAATCCAGCGACATTGATTATAGATGAGACGCTATTTGAAGAAAACATCGATAAAACCTTTTATTGGATGTTAGGATTTGGTTATCGGTTTTAA
- a CDS encoding DUF6799 domain-containing protein codes for MKKMLLLIVFVVLATTTIAAQDQNQDRDQDRDQDRVMLVDGDVLHIRDRDQIRLKDKITLNDGTVVNSDGTYQTRDRDRLRLKDGECLDMDGVKYRNEYQYRYKVQQENKGLSQSQVQERNQNRVHYMLLDGEMLQIRNQFQNRLQENLSLGNGTMVNPDGTYQTKDRKQLQLKDGECFNMDGEMFKNTYQHRKMKVKKATMKKKVQKKPAIKKTAKKGNS; via the coding sequence ATGAAAAAGATGCTTTTATTAATAGTGTTCGTAGTATTAGCAACTACCACTATTGCAGCCCAAGATCAGAACCAAGATCGCGATCAAGACCGTGATCAAGATCGTGTAATGTTAGTTGATGGGGATGTCCTTCACATTAGAGATCGTGACCAAATACGTTTAAAAGACAAGATTACTTTAAATGACGGCACGGTTGTTAATTCAGATGGGACTTATCAAACTAGAGATAGAGACCGATTACGTTTAAAAGATGGTGAATGCTTGGATATGGATGGTGTGAAATATCGTAATGAATACCAATACAGATATAAAGTACAGCAAGAGAACAAAGGCTTATCTCAGTCACAAGTCCAAGAAAGAAACCAAAATAGAGTTCATTATATGCTTCTAGATGGTGAAATGCTTCAAATTAGAAATCAGTTTCAAAATAGATTACAAGAGAACCTTAGTCTTGGTAATGGTACAATGGTAAACCCAGATGGAACTTACCAAACGAAAGATAGAAAGCAATTACAGCTTAAAGATGGCGAATGTTTCAATATGGATGGAGAAATGTTTAAAAATACTTATCAACATCGTAAAATGAAAGTTAAAAAAGCAACAATGAAGAAAAAGGTTCAAAAAAAGCCTGCCATTAAGAAAACAGCAAAAAAAGGGAATTCATAA
- a CDS encoding NAD(P)H-dependent oxidoreductase, whose product MSTIDKLKWRYATKKFDSTKSLPDEKLEVLKQAFNLTATSFGLQTLNLIIVSDTTVREHLVEHSYNQRQVLEASHLLVICIQDNISDDDVDKHFDNVKDIRDTPDSILEPFRNDLKKMMKVKSVAERQEWSIRQAYIALGNLMTVCAMEHIDACPMEGFNPEAYNDVLGLKEKNLKSVLLLPVGYRAQDDKFADFKKVRKQLEEAIIEM is encoded by the coding sequence ATGTCCACTATAGATAAATTAAAATGGCGTTATGCCACAAAAAAGTTTGATAGCACAAAAAGCCTTCCAGATGAAAAGCTAGAGGTTTTGAAGCAAGCGTTTAATTTGACAGCAACGTCATTCGGTTTGCAAACACTAAATCTAATCATTGTTTCAGATACCACCGTCCGTGAACATTTAGTAGAGCATTCTTATAACCAAAGACAAGTTTTAGAGGCTTCACATTTATTAGTGATTTGTATCCAAGATAATATATCCGATGATGATGTCGATAAACATTTTGATAATGTCAAAGATATTAGAGATACACCAGATTCAATTTTAGAGCCGTTCCGAAATGATCTAAAAAAAATGATGAAAGTGAAGTCTGTTGCAGAACGTCAAGAATGGTCAATTCGACAAGCCTATATTGCACTAGGTAATTTAATGACCGTTTGTGCAATGGAACACATTGATGCTTGTCCGATGGAAGGTTTTAATCCAGAAGCCTATAATGATGTCTTAGGTTTAAAAGAAAAGAATCTGAAGTCTGTACTTTTATTACCTGTAGGTTATCGTGCGCAAGATGATAAGTTTGCTGACTT